The sequence TGCGATCGGTACGAACGCGAGCTATTAACTGGAAGAAACTTGGGTTAAGAGGTAGCACTCAGGTCTGGTTGATGGTTGCCGAAAGGCTCCTGGACAACTTATTGGTTAGGGCTGACCAAATCGCCAGTGCGATGCAGGTAAGGGGTTTTACCTCACCTGATCAACATCAGGTCAAATGGCATATTTTTCGACTATCGCGGGCAGATGGCTTAGCACTTTTGGGAGTGTTGCTGTTTTGGAGTGCCCGTTTTATCTGGGGTGGGCGATAGGGCTTTTTCCAAAACACTTCATTTTTGGGGCCTGTCAACCCTCCTAGAGGGTGATAAAGATGTTTAAAGTTAGGAATTTGGTAGCGTAGTGACACAATTTCCCATACAGTATTGAGATAAGTGTGCAATGGCTCTTTTTAAGCTTGCTTTGAAGAAAAACCATTGTCCATCGTTCATTGTTTCGGTGGAAATTGCTCCCGTTCTCTAACACTCGGTTCTGCTACGCAGGGCAGAGTGGCTCAATCAAAGCTCGTCGTCACACCATGAGGTGATTGCCCCCTGCTCTACCACGCTGATCAAGCCCTTTTCAAATCTCAGCATATTCCTCACAGGTTTCCTGAACTTTGCACATTTAAGAACTCATATTCCTCAACCCTCTGAATAGGAAAGCTCTATGTCTCCCGTTCCCTCGCTGGCACAGCAGTCCTCGGCACAATCAAAATCCATGAGCACGGAAACCTATCTCAACCATCCAACGTTTGGTTTGTTGTATAGGGTTTGTCTGGTGGAGGAATCTCAGGAACTTTTTGCGACACTGTATGCCCAACGGCTATTTTTTCTGGTGACTCACACGCCAGCAGGTTTCCAGTTTGACCCTGTGAGCCGCACTGATGCGCGGGTACTTCTGGAAAATCGTCTTCGCAACCTGCGTCGTCA is a genomic window of Oscillatoria sp. FACHB-1407 containing:
- the pipX gene encoding transcriptional coactivator PipX — protein: MSTETYLNHPTFGLLYRVCLVEESQELFATLYAQRLFFLVTHTPAGFQFDPVSRTDARVLLENRLRNLRRQGLSTEYEQLQKVHRQTFQ